A single Nitrosospira multiformis ATCC 25196 DNA region contains:
- a CDS encoding ABC transporter transmembrane domain-containing protein translates to MQNTQNTGARQLCLRLTRYVAPYWDAIILATGCMIATAATVPMLAALMQPTMDEVIANRNPELLQLVLLGIISLFAVRAVAGHLATYVLHWAGSKLAVDLLCEIFDKLLVLPHSYYESCPGSNHISVDHVSRITSDAPEVARAFVNVMTVMIRDTSTVIGLLGWMFYLNWPLALLILLMSSVILLVTQLLGERLREMGRESERAIEGLTRILKGAALNFMVVKLYGGEQYENQRMREQAEEARRFFMKRAAVASLYVPLIQTIGAAAIVLTLYFAANEAVASELTTGSFASLITAILLLIVPGRRIAEVGGTFQRGLLAAGSLFSLLDGEVESETGTVVIQRVRGELQFEEVGYGERTERNPGTSLKVRSLGNSDPAAVLRRGLNSGLHDVTLIIQPGETVAVVGCAETMDVLTYMVPRFLTPTSGRILLDGHDLRSITLASLRANIALVSPHTTLFNDTVAANIAYGAMGRATEARITWAARAAHASEFIRKLPDGLQTMVGDGGVELPVSQRVRIAVARALLKNAPLLILNEKLGMLEPDSVPLVQAAFDTVMQGRTTFVIADRLSTLEKADQVVMVDKERIVDRGSHRELMARDGAYTRLIRRVFGSKTAVAAR, encoded by the coding sequence ATGCAAAATACACAAAATACCGGCGCCCGACAGTTATGCCTGCGCCTGACGAGATACGTTGCGCCGTACTGGGACGCGATCATCCTTGCAACAGGGTGCATGATCGCGACAGCGGCGACCGTTCCCATGCTGGCGGCGTTGATGCAGCCGACCATGGACGAAGTTATCGCGAACAGGAACCCCGAGTTGCTGCAACTCGTGCTTTTGGGAATCATCAGCTTGTTTGCAGTGCGCGCAGTAGCCGGACACCTCGCGACTTACGTACTCCATTGGGCGGGCAGCAAACTGGCAGTGGATTTACTCTGCGAGATATTCGACAAGCTGCTCGTATTGCCGCATTCGTATTACGAATCCTGCCCCGGCAGCAATCACATTTCGGTCGATCATGTCTCCAGGATAACATCGGATGCTCCGGAGGTAGCGCGCGCTTTTGTCAACGTGATGACGGTCATGATCAGAGACACATCCACCGTCATTGGCTTGCTTGGCTGGATGTTTTATCTCAATTGGCCGCTTGCCCTGCTGATTTTGTTGATGTCATCGGTGATTCTGCTGGTCACGCAATTGCTTGGAGAGCGGCTGCGGGAAATGGGACGGGAAAGCGAGCGAGCGATAGAGGGTCTCACCCGGATTCTGAAGGGCGCTGCACTGAACTTCATGGTGGTCAAGCTCTATGGCGGTGAGCAGTATGAGAACCAGCGCATGAGGGAACAGGCGGAGGAGGCACGCCGATTTTTCATGAAGCGGGCTGCTGTTGCCTCTCTTTATGTTCCCTTGATACAAACCATTGGTGCTGCCGCTATAGTCCTCACCCTTTATTTTGCCGCAAATGAAGCAGTCGCCAGTGAACTCACGACAGGAAGCTTTGCTTCTCTTATTACGGCCATTCTGCTGCTGATTGTTCCGGGGAGGCGAATAGCTGAAGTGGGAGGAACCTTCCAGCGCGGGCTGCTCGCGGCTGGAAGCCTGTTCTCGTTACTTGACGGGGAAGTGGAATCGGAGACAGGAACCGTCGTGATTCAGCGGGTGCGTGGAGAGCTGCAATTCGAGGAAGTCGGCTACGGCGAACGTACAGAGCGTAATCCAGGCACCTCGTTAAAGGTTCGCTCCCTGGGGAATTCCGATCCTGCAGCAGTACTGAGACGTGGACTAAATTCCGGATTGCATGATGTTACCTTGATCATTCAGCCGGGCGAGACGGTGGCGGTGGTTGGCTGCGCGGAAACCATGGATGTACTTACGTATATGGTGCCGCGTTTCCTTACTCCCACATCCGGGAGAATTCTCCTGGACGGACATGATCTCAGGAGCATCACGCTGGCGAGCTTGCGGGCCAACATTGCATTAGTATCTCCGCACACGACGCTGTTCAATGACACTGTCGCGGCGAATATTGCATATGGTGCAATGGGGCGGGCCACTGAAGCACGGATTACGTGGGCAGCTCGCGCTGCTCATGCATCCGAGTTCATCCGGAAGCTGCCGGATGGGTTGCAGACTATGGTCGGGGATGGCGGCGTAGAACTCCCCGTGAGTCAGCGGGTGCGCATCGCCGTTGCGCGGGCGCTTCTGAAAAATGCACCTCTATTGATCCTGAACGAGAAGCTGGGAATGCTCGAGCCGGATTCTGTGCCTCTTGTGCAGGCAGCATTCGATACCGTGATGCAAGGTCGTACCACGTTCGTTATTGCAGATCGTTTATCCACTCTGGAGAAAGCAGATCAGGTTGTCATGGTGGACAAGGAGCGCATTGTGGACAGGGGCTCACATCGGGAGCTGATGGCAAGAGATGGGGCTTATACCCGGTTGATCCGCAGAGTATTCGGTTCAAAAACTGCGGTAGCCGCCCGGTAA